A DNA window from Deltaproteobacteria bacterium contains the following coding sequences:
- a CDS encoding NADH-quinone oxidoreductase subunit L: MDHPVQTDFLRWIVLFPLLGAAVNGLLGARIQEQWGKRAVAFIACAPVTLSFLFSLWAFGRLLGLPAKERFLIDAFYTWIPMGSFSVDVAFWVDPLSAIMILVVSGIGGLIHFYSIGYMHEDRSLWRYFAYLNLFTFSMLLLV; the protein is encoded by the coding sequence ATGGACCACCCCGTTCAAACCGATTTTCTGCGTTGGATCGTGCTGTTCCCGCTGCTGGGCGCGGCGGTGAACGGCCTGCTGGGCGCCCGCATCCAGGAGCAATGGGGCAAGCGCGCGGTGGCGTTCATCGCCTGCGCTCCCGTGACCCTGTCCTTCCTGTTCTCGCTGTGGGCCTTCGGCCGGCTGCTCGGGCTCCCGGCCAAGGAGCGTTTCCTGATCGACGCGTTCTACACATGGATCCCCATGGGCTCGTTCAGCGTGGACGTGGCCTTCTGGGTGGACCCCCTGTCGGCCATCATGATCCTGGTGGTGAGCGGCATCGGCGGCCTGATCCACTTCTACTCCATCGGCTACATGCACGAGGACCGCTCCCTGTGGCGCTACTTCGCCTACCTGAACCTGTTCACCTTCTCCATGCTGCTGCTGGT
- the nuoK gene encoding NADH-quinone oxidoreductase subunit NuoK, whose protein sequence is MAEYVALLADVGLKHYLVVSGILFALGIYIVLTRRNAISILLGVELILNSAGLNYVAFSHFSTGQVDGQIYTVFIIMLAASEAAIGLAIVLAIYQLFSTIDVEATETLKD, encoded by the coding sequence ATGGCTGAATACGTTGCATTGCTGGCGGACGTCGGGCTGAAGCACTACCTGGTGGTGTCCGGCATCCTGTTCGCGCTGGGCATCTACATCGTTCTCACGCGGCGCAACGCCATCAGCATCCTGCTGGGGGTCGAGCTCATCCTCAACTCCGCCGGGCTGAACTACGTGGCGTTCTCGCACTTCAGCACCGGGCAGGTGGACGGGCAGATCTACACGGTGTTCATCATCATGCTGGCCGCCTCCGAGGCCGCCATCGGCCTCGCCATCGTCCTCGCCATCTACCAGCTCTTCAGCACCATCGACGTCGAGGCCACCGAGACGCTCAAGGATTAG